The genomic interval AGCTGCTGAACTTATTCGTGATGCAGGATGCATCATTTTAGATGCCGGCACAACTACATTGGAAGTGGCACGAAATCTTTATCCCCAAAAAGCATTGCGCGTCATTACAGACAGTATTGAAATTGCTTATGAATTGCGTAATAGAGAGAATGTCATTGTGATTATGACTGGCGGCGTACTGAAGCAAGGGACATGTAATCTTTATGACGGACTAGGCGAAGAATTTTTAAAAAGCATGCATGCACAAATCTGTGTAATGGGGGCAATTGGATTTTCTTTAAAGAGTGGATTGACGAAGCATGAAATAGAGTCCTTAGGGCTTAGAAAAAAAATGCTTGAAATTAGCATTCAGATTATGTGTATCGCAGATAGCAGCAAATTCAAGGCT from Massilibacillus massiliensis carries:
- a CDS encoding DeoR/GlpR family DNA-binding transcription regulator; the protein is MIPAARKQEILNMITEAEFISAADLAENLTISLSTVRRGLIELEEEGLIVRTRGGASTTNSNLALDTGLSKRAVERHEEKIKIGKKAAELIRDAGCIILDAGTTTLEVARNLYPQKALRVITDSIEIAYELRNRENVIVIMTGGVLKQGTCNLYDGLGEEFLKSMHAQICVMGAIGFSLKSGLTKHEIESLGLRKKMLEISIQIMCIADSSKFKADGLVSICPADLVDVLITDAGISPNLKRSFEEKGIKVIVV